GCCAGCCACTACAGCAAGTCCAAGCTGCCCGGCGTGGGCATTTCGATCGGCCTGACCCGGCTGTTCTGGCAGCTGCGCGAGGCCGGCCTGGTCGACAGCGCGTCGAGCACGGTGCAGGTGCTGGTCACGCAGATGGACGCCGCGCACCTGCCGCAGTGCATCGCGGTGGCCAACGAGTTGCGTCACGGCGGCCTCAACACCGAAGTGGTGATGGAGCCGTCCAAGCTGGGCAAGCAGTTCAAGTACGCCGACCGCGCCGGCATCCGCTTCGTGGTGGTGCTGGGCGAGGACGAGATCGCCAAGGGCACGGTCACGGTCAAGGACCTGCGCCGCGAGGACCAGTTCGAAGTCGCGCGCGCCGAGCTGGCGCGCACCCTGCGGGTCGAACTGGAGCAGTCGCGGGCGATGAAATGAGCCGGGCGCGCCTGCCGCGCGCCTGAACCCCGCCACCGCGGGCCACCGAGCATCGGGCGCTGAGGTCGCGCCCGGCACCGGCGCAAGCCGGACACCACACCGCGCGGCAGCCGCCGCACGGATTCCAAGGTTCCATCGACGCACCGACTCCCGAGTATGCCGGCCCGGGTTCCACCGCCGCGCAGATGATCGCCAGGGTGCAATTCCGGAGATCCCTAGCGTGAACAAGATCCAACTCGACGGCCGCTCGCTGACGCGGTCGCAACTCGTGGCCGTGGCTTACGGCGCCCAGGTCGAACTGTCCGCCGCGCAGCTGCCGGCGGTGCAACGCGCGGCCGACTTCCTGGCCGAGCAGGTGCGGCGCGAAGAGCCCATTTACGGCGTGTCCACCGGTTTCGGCAGCAACGCCGACCGCCTGCTCGGCGCGCACCGCCTGCGCGACCAGCTGCCGGGCGCGCAGCCTTCCGGCGAGAACCTGCACGAAGAGCTGCAGCGCAACCTGATCGTGACCCATGCGGTGTGCGTGGGCGAACCCTTCGCGCCGGAGATCGTGCGGGCGATGCTGTGCATCCGCGTCAACACCCTGATGCGCGGCCACTCCGGCATCCGCGTGGAAACCCTGCAGGCCCTGACCGCGCTGCTCAACGCCGGCATCGTGCCGGTGGTGCCGCAGCTGGGCTCGGTGGGCGCCAGCGGCGATCTGGCGCCGTTGTCGCACCTGGCCATCGTGCTGCTCGGCGGCGGCGAGGCCTTCTACCACGGTCAGCGCATGCCCGGCGCGCAGGCGCTGCAGCGCGCCGGCCTGCAGCCGGTGGCGCTGTCGTACAAGGAAGGCCTGGCGCTGAACAACGGCACCGCGCAGATGCTGGCCTGCGGCGTGCTCGCGCTGCACAAGCTGGAAGAGCTGGCCGACACCGCCGACCTGGCCGCGGCCATGACCATCGACGCCTTCGCCGGCCGCCTGGGAGCGTTCGCCGAGGAGGTGCATGCGCTGCGTCCGCACCCGGGCCAGGTGGCGGTGGCCGCGCATCTGCGCCAGCTGCTGCAGGGCTCGACCCTGGCGGACATTCCCTATCACCTGGTGCCGCGCTTCCGCGCCTGGCAGCCGGGCAGCTGGGACACGCCGCAGGCGCAGGCCCTGCGCTTCGACATCGGTTGGGACTGGGTGCCGTTCGGCCAGCGCCACGGCCGCGAGAAGTTCTACAACCGCTTCCGCCCGTTCCGCGGCGGCAAGAAGCACCAGCCGCAGGACAGCTACTCGCTGCGCTGCATTCCGCAGGTGCACGGCGCGGTGCGCGACGCGCTGGCGCAGGCCGCGCGCGTGCTCGAGGTCGAGCTGAACTCGCTGACCGACAACCCCATCGTGTTCCCGGACGCGCAGGCCGAGCACGTGGAGCAGCAGGTGATCTCCGCCGGCCATTTCCACGGCATGCCGCTGGCGCTGGCGATGAGCTACGTCAAGGCCGCGATCCCGGTGCTGGCCAGCATCTCCGAGCGTCGCCTCAACAAGCTGGTGGACCCGGCCACCAACGACGGCCTGCCGCCGTTCCTGATCGGCAACGAGGACTCCACCGAGTCCGGCCACATGATCGTGCAGTACACCGCCGCGGCCATCGTCAACGATCTGGCCAGCCGCGCGCATCCGGCGTCGGTGTATTCGATCCCGACCAGCGCCAACGCCGAGGACCATGTGTCGATGGGCGCCAACGAGGCGCGCCACGTGCTGGCCATGGCCGACGACCTGGGCAAGGTGCTGGGCCTGGAGCTGTACACCGCGGCGCAGGCGCTGGACCTGCGCCGCGACATGATCAACGCCGCCCGCGACCTGGCCGACCGCGCCGACGCGCGCGGGTTGGCGGCCAAGGTGGCCGGCGGCCCCGCCGCCGGTGCCGAGGAACTGAGCGGTTTCCTGGGCGAGGTCGAAGGTCTGCGCGCGGAGCTGGCCGCGGCCGAGGAGTTCCGCCCGGGGCATGCGGTGGCGGCCGCGCATGCGGCGATCCGCGAGCGCATTGCGTTCCTGCAGTACGACCGTGCGCTGGACGGCGAAGTGGCGGCGGCAGTGGCGATGGTCGCCGACGGCAGCGTGCTGTCGGCGGCGCGCGCGGCGCTGTGATCGTGGCGTTGTGACATCGGCGGGATGCGGTGCGCCGCATCCCGTCTCAAGGAGAGTCTGCATGCGGGTGGTCGCGCACACCGACGCGGTATTCAGCATCGAGGATTTCCTGGGCGCCGATGAGTGCGCGGCGCTGATCGCGTTGGCCGAGGCCCAGGGCTTCGCCCCTGCCGACGTGCGCGCGCCAGGAGGCGCGCGTGCGATGCCGCACATGCGCAACAACGAGCGCGTGGTGTTCGAGTCGCCCGAGTGGGTGCAGCGGCTGTGGCGGCGGCTGGACGGCGTGGCCTTGCCGCGGTTGCAAGGCGAAACCGCGTTCGGTTTGCCGCGCGCGCTGCGCTTCTACAAGTACGGCCCCGGCCAGCGTTTCCGCATGCACAAGGACGGCTCCTGGCAGGAGGACGGGCGCAGCAGCCGGCTGACCCTGCTGGTCTATCTCAACGAGGGCTTCGCCGGCGGCGACACCGACTTCCGCGGTTTCCGCGTGGTGCCGCGCACCGGAGCGGCGCTGCTGTTCGTGCACGACACCTGGCACGAAGGCGCCGCGGTGGAGGCGGGCAGCAAGTACGTGCTGCGTTCCGACGTGATGTACGCGCAGGCCTGAGCGGCGCTTGTCAGCGGCGCCGGTCTTCCGGTGCCGAGGTGCGCACGCAGTCGCGGCCATCGGCCTTGGCCAGGTACAGCGCCTGGTCGGCGTCCTGCAGGGCCGGGTCGATCGCGCTGTCGATGGCGCTCTCGCTGTCGTTGTCGGCCTCGCGCTGGATCGCGTGCACGCCGATGCTGGCGGTGATGGTGATGGCGTGCTCGCCGCTGCGGCAGGGCTGGTCGCGCAGGTGCTGGCGCACGTCCTCGGCCACGCACGCGGCCGCCTGCAGGTCCAGGCCGGGCAGGGCGACGATGAACTCCTCGCCGCCGAAGCGCGCCAGCAGCGCGCGGTGGGGCTGCAGCACCACGCCCAGGGTGCGTGCGGCCCAGCACAGGCATTCGTCGCCCACCAGGTGGCCATAGCGGTCGTTGATCTGCTTGAAGTGGTCCAGGTCGATCATCAGCAGCGACAGCGGCCGGCCGGTCTGCTGCGAATTGGCCAGCAGTTCCTGGAACACGTTGCGGAAGTGGGTGCGGTTGTGCAGGCCGGTCAGGCCGTCGCGCTGGCTGCTTTCGCGCAGGCGTTCGTGCGCGTCCTCCAGTTGCGCCAGCGCGCTGCGCAGTTCCGTGGTGCGCTGCTCGACCTTGTGCTCCAGCTGGGTCTTGGCCTCGTGCACGATGCGCTCGTTCTCGTTGCGCAGCGAGGCGTAGCGGTAGCCCAGCGCCACCGACAACAGCAGCATTTCCAGGGCCGAGCCGATCTGCACGCCGTATTCGGTGATGAACACCTTGGGCAACAGGCCGAAGGCGATGGCGGTGAACATGCCGGTGCCGAGCAGGAACATCGACCAGGCCAGCAGGAACAGCTGCGCCGGCTTGTAGCCGCGGCGCAACACCACCAGGGTGGCTACCGCGATCCAGGCGATGCTGAAGAACACCGCGGCCGAGGCGATCGGCGTGGCCACGTTGTAGGGCAGGCGGGTGGCGGCCACGCCCAGCAGCACGAAGAAGCCGATCATGCCCAGGCCGACGCGGTCGCCCAGGCGCCAGCGCTCGCGCAGGCCCAGGAAGGTGCGCGCGAACTGCTGCATGCCGATCTGCGCCAGGCAGATCGACAGCGGTACCGACTTGTCGGCCAGCCAGGTGTTGCGCGGCCACAGGTATTCGAAGCCCAGGCCGTTGAGGGTCAGCAGCACCAAGCCGAAGGCGGAGATATGCAGCAGGTACCAGAAGTAGCTGGCATCGCGCAGGCTCAGCCACAGCACCAGGTTGTAGATGAACAAGGCCAGCAGGATGCCGTAGTACAGGCCGATGCCGAACTGCGCGTCGCGCGAGACCTCGGTGAAGGCGGTGGGCGTGAACAGGGTCAGCGGCACCTGCATCGAGCTTTGGCTCTGCACGCGCACGTACAGGTCCGCCGGCCGGTCGGCCGGCAGGTTGATCCAGAAGTTGGGGTGGCGGTAGCGGATGCTGCGCGAGGAGAAGGGCAGGCTGTCGCCGCCGGACAAATGGTCCAGGCGGCCGTCGGCCTGGCGGGTGTAGACGTCGATGCGGTCGCTGAGCGCGTACTGCTGCACCAGCAGCCAGCGCGGTTCGTTGCGGTTGCGGTTGAGCAGGCGCACGTGGAACCAGTAGGCGCCGGGCTGGAAGCCGAAGGCGGCGTTGCCGCCGGGCAGCGGCGCGAACCGGCCTTCGCGCTGGATGCGCTCGGCGTCGATCAGGGTCTGCGCGCCGCCCACGTCGTGGTAGTAGGCGATGTGCGGTTCCAGCGGAATGCCGGTGCGGCTGTGGCCGTCGAGCAACAAGGGCACTTCGGCGCGCAGCGTGCCGAACAGGCATAGCCCGAGCACGAGCAACCAAGCCCGAAGTCCTCTGCAACCACGCCCCATGCGCACCCTCTCTCCCAGTGGTCCGGCCGGCGGCATACCGCGGGACCGGGCTCGGAGGCAGTCTACGCTCCGGCACCGCCCTAGTTTGCCGTGTCCGCGGCCGCAGGCGTCGCCGCGGCGACCGCCGGTCGGTCGTCGTTACTGTGACCAACGGCGCCGTTCCCGCGCAACGGCCGCCGCCGTGGGGGTAGGGCGGGCAGCGGCTTGACGGGGCCGGCCCTGTCCTTTAATGTATTAACGCGTTAATACATTAGACATAGCGAAACCCTCTCCCATGAAGCGCCGCGCGGTAGAAATCGACGACAGCGAAGACCCCATCGCCGGCTTGGCGACGGCGCTGCTGGGCTTGCGCGGCCCCGAGCAGATGCGCGCGTTCCTGGAAGACTTGTGCACCCCGGCCGAGCTGGAGGCCATGACCGACCGCTGGCGGGTGGTGCCCCTGCTCAGCGAGGGCGTGCCCTACCGCGAGATCCACGACCGTACCGGGGTCAGCGTGACCACGATCGGCCGGGTGGCGCGGACCCTGGAGCGCGGCGCCGGCGGCTACGCGGCCGCGCTGCATCGACGCCCCACGCGCGCACGTTGACGTTCCGCCGGGCCGCAGCGCCCGCACTCCTCCCCCCGAGTTTCCGAGAGAACCCCCCATGAGCCCCACCGCCAGCCCGGCCGCGCGCGACCGGTTGCGCATCGCCATCCAGAAGTCCGGCCGCCTGGCCGAGCCGGCGCGCGCGCTGCTGGCCTCGTGCGGGCTGAGCTGGCGCGAGAGCCGCGACCGCCTGTTCTGCTACGGCGAGACCCTGCCCGTGGACCTGCTGCTGGTGCGCGACGACGACATCCCCGGCCTGATCGCCGACGGCGTCTGCGACCTGGGCGTGGTCGGCCGCAACGTGCTGCGCGAGCAGGACGGCGAGCGCCGCGCCGGCGGCCGCGCGTCGGCCTTCCGCGAATGGCGCGCGCTGGGCTTCGGCGGCTGCCGCCTGGCGCTGGCGGTGCCCGAGGCCTGGGACTGGCGGGGGCCGGCGCAACTGGCCGGCAAGCGCATCGCCACCAGCTACCCGGCGCTGCTGTCGGCCTGGCTGGCCGAACAGGGCGTGGACGCGCAGGTGGTGCTGCTGTCGGGTTCGGTCGAGATCGCGCCGCGCCTGGGCCAGGCCGAGGCCATCTGCGACCTGGTCTCCAGCGGCGCGACCCTGGCCGCCAACCAGCTCAAGGCCACGACCACGCTGCTGGAAAGCGAGGCGGTGCTGGCCGGACCGGTGGACGCTTTCGACGACGTGCGCGGCGAACTGGCCGAACTGCTGCTGCGCCGCCTGGACGGCGCGCTGCGCATCCGCCACAGCAAGCTGCTGCTGTTCCAGGCCCCGCGCCAGGTGCTGCCGGACCTGCTGCCGCTGCTGCCCGACGCGGAAACGCCGACGGTGATGCAGCTCGACGGCGGCGACGGTGTGGCGCTGCAGGCGCTGTGCCACGGCGCGGTGACCTGGCAGCGGCTGGAGGAGCTCAAGCGCGCCGGCGCGCGCGGGCTGATGGTGCTGCCGGTGGAGGGCATGCTGGCATGAGCGCCTTCACCGCCTTGCAGCGCCTGCAATGGAGCGCGCTGGACGAAACCCAGCGCGAGGCCGCGCTGCGCCGCCCCGCGCAGCAGACCCGTGCCGACACCGCCGCTGCGGTGTCGGCGATCCTGCAGCGCGTGCGCGCCGACGGCGACGACGCGCTGCGCGAACTGGGCGCGCGCTACGACGGCGTGGCCCTGGACGACTTCGCCGTGGGCGAGGACGAATTCGAAGCCGCGCAGCGCGAACTGTCGCCGGCGCTGCGCGCCGCCATCGACCAGGCCGGCCGCCGCATCGGCGCCTTCCACGCCGCGGGCATGAGCGCGCCCTACGCCTGGGACAGCGGCGACGGCGTGCGCTGCGAGCGCGTGCTGCGGCCGATCCAGCGCGTGGGCCTGTACGTGCCGGCCGGCTCGGCGCCGCTGCCTTCCACCGCGCTGATGCTGTGCATGCCCGCGCGTCTGGCCGGCTGCCCCGAGATCGCGCTGTGCACGCCGCCGCGCCGCGACGGCCGTGCCGACCCGGCGGTGCTGTACGCGGCCGCGTCCTGCGGCGTGCGCCGGGTGTACAAGCTAGGCGGCGCGCAGGCGATCGCGGCCATGGCCTTCGGCACGGCGAGCGTGGGCAAGTGCGACAAGCTGTTCGGGCCGGGCAACGCCTACGTCACCGAGGCCAAGCGCCAGGTCGCACTGCTGGAAGGCGGCGCGGCCATCGATCTGCCGGCCGGACCGTCGGAGGTGCTGGTGATCGCCGACGCCGGCGCGCGCGCCGAGTTCGTCGCCGCGGATTTGCTGTCGCAAGCCGAACACGGCCCGGATTCCCAGGTGCTGCTGCTGTCCGACGACGCGGCGCTGCTCGATGCGGTGGACGCCTGCATCGCCGAACAACTGCGGCAGCTGCCGCGCGCCGAGACCGCGCGCGCGGCGCTGGCCGCCTCGCGTTCGATCCGGGTCGAGTCCGTCGCCGCGGCCATGGAAGTGAGCAACCGCTACGCGCCCGAACACCTGATCCTGGCCCTGCGCGACGCCCGCGCCTGGCTGCCGCAGGTGCAGGCCGCCGGATCGGTGTTCCTGGGCGACTGGGCGCCGGAAGCGCTGGGCGATTACTGCAGCGGCACCAACCACGTGCTGCCCACCAGCGGCGCCGCGCGTTATGCCGGCGGGGTCAACGTGGCCAGCTTCCAGGTCGCGATCACGGTGCAGGAAGTGCAGCCGCGCGGCATCGCCGCGATCGGCCCCTGCGCGGTGGAACTGGCCACGGCCGAGGGTTTGGATGCGCACCGCCTGGCGGTGGCGCTGCGGCTAGAGCAGGTGGCCGCATGAGCGCCGCGGAGTACCCCGCGCCGCTGGCGCTGCTGCGCGAGGACCTGCGCGGTTTCGCCGGCTACAAATCCGCGCGCAGCGAAAGCTTGAACGGCTCGGTCTGGCTCAACGCCAACGAATCAGCCTGGAACAACGCCGCCGACGGCGAGGGCGCGCTGCGCCGCTACCCCGATCCGCAGCCCGCACGCGTGCGCGCGGCACTGGCCGGGTTGTACGGCTGCACGCCGGAGCAGTTGCTGGCCGGCCGCGGCAGCGACGAAGGCATCGACCTGCTGCTGCGCGCGTTCTGCCGCCCCGGCGGCGACGCCGTCGTGATCACGCCGCCCACCTTCGGCATGTACGCCGTCTGCGCGCGCCTGCACGGCACGCGCGTGGTCGAGGTGCCGCTGGTGGAAGGCGAGGGCGGCTTCGCCTGCGATTTCGAGGCGGTAGCGCAGGCGGCGGAAGCCGCTTCGGCCAAGCTGGTGTTCCTGTGCTCGCCGGGCAACCCCTCCGGCACGCTGCTGCCGCTGGATGCGATCGCCGCGTTGGCCCAGCGCCTGCGCGCGAGCGCGCTGGTGGTGGTGGACGAGGCCTACCTTGAATACGCGCAGGCCTCGTCGGCCGTGTCGCTGATCGAGCGCCTGCCCAATGTGGTGGTGCTGCGCACCTTGTCCAAGGCGCACGCGCTGGCGGCCGCGCGCATCGGCAGCACCATCGCCGATGCCGAGGTTATCGCCGCGCTGCAGCGCTGCCAGGCGCCGTATCCGCTGCCTGCACCGTGCGTGGCTATGGCCTTGCGCGCATTGGACGATTCGGCCGCCGCGCTCAGCCGCGCGCGTGCCGGTGCCTGCGCGTTGGAGCGCGAGCGCCTGTACGCGCGCCTGGTCGGGCTGCCCGGCGTGCGCCGCGTCTACCCGTCGCAGGCCAACTTCCTGCTGCTGCGTTTCGACGATGCGCAAGCCGCGTTCGACGCCCTGATCGACGCGGGCGTGGTGGTGCGCGACATGCGCGCCGCACCGCAGCTGGGCGATGCGCTGCGCATCAGCCTGGGCACGGCCGAACAGAACGACCGCGTGGTCGAGACCTTGGCGCGCCTGGGCGCGCGGGAGCGTGCGGCATGAACCTGCCGGTCAAGCAGACTCCGGTGCTGTTCGTGGACCGCGACGGCACCCTGATCGCCGAGCCCGAGGACTTCCAGATCGACCGCTACGCCAAGCTGCGTTTCGTCGACGGCGTGATCCCGGCCATGCTGCGCCTGCGCGATGCCGGCTACCAGTTCGTGATGGTGAGCAACCAGGACGGCCTGGGCACCGACGCCTTCCCGCGCGAGGACTTCGA
The sequence above is a segment of the Lysobacter silvisoli genome. Coding sequences within it:
- a CDS encoding YerC/YecD family TrpR-related protein; the protein is MKRRAVEIDDSEDPIAGLATALLGLRGPEQMRAFLEDLCTPAELEAMTDRWRVVPLLSEGVPYREIHDRTGVSVTTIGRVARTLERGAGGYAAALHRRPTRAR
- a CDS encoding HAL/PAL/TAL family ammonia-lyase, which translates into the protein MPSVNKIQLDGRSLTRSQLVAVAYGAQVELSAAQLPAVQRAADFLAEQVRREEPIYGVSTGFGSNADRLLGAHRLRDQLPGAQPSGENLHEELQRNLIVTHAVCVGEPFAPEIVRAMLCIRVNTLMRGHSGIRVETLQALTALLNAGIVPVVPQLGSVGASGDLAPLSHLAIVLLGGGEAFYHGQRMPGAQALQRAGLQPVALSYKEGLALNNGTAQMLACGVLALHKLEELADTADLAAAMTIDAFAGRLGAFAEEVHALRPHPGQVAVAAHLRQLLQGSTLADIPYHLVPRFRAWQPGSWDTPQAQALRFDIGWDWVPFGQRHGREKFYNRFRPFRGGKKHQPQDSYSLRCIPQVHGAVRDALAQAARVLEVELNSLTDNPIVFPDAQAEHVEQQVISAGHFHGMPLALAMSYVKAAIPVLASISERRLNKLVDPATNDGLPPFLIGNEDSTESGHMIVQYTAAAIVNDLASRAHPASVYSIPTSANAEDHVSMGANEARHVLAMADDLGKVLGLELYTAAQALDLRRDMINAARDLADRADARGLAAKVAGGPAAGAEELSGFLGEVEGLRAELAAAEEFRPGHAVAAAHAAIRERIAFLQYDRALDGEVAAAVAMVADGSVLSAARAAL
- a CDS encoding prolyl hydroxylase family protein — encoded protein: MRVVAHTDAVFSIEDFLGADECAALIALAEAQGFAPADVRAPGGARAMPHMRNNERVVFESPEWVQRLWRRLDGVALPRLQGETAFGLPRALRFYKYGPGQRFRMHKDGSWQEDGRSSRLTLLVYLNEGFAGGDTDFRGFRVVPRTGAALLFVHDTWHEGAAVEAGSKYVLRSDVMYAQA
- the hisG gene encoding ATP phosphoribosyltransferase is translated as MSPTASPAARDRLRIAIQKSGRLAEPARALLASCGLSWRESRDRLFCYGETLPVDLLLVRDDDIPGLIADGVCDLGVVGRNVLREQDGERRAGGRASAFREWRALGFGGCRLALAVPEAWDWRGPAQLAGKRIATSYPALLSAWLAEQGVDAQVVLLSGSVEIAPRLGQAEAICDLVSSGATLAANQLKATTTLLESEAVLAGPVDAFDDVRGELAELLLRRLDGALRIRHSKLLLFQAPRQVLPDLLPLLPDAETPTVMQLDGGDGVALQALCHGAVTWQRLEELKRAGARGLMVLPVEGMLA
- the hisC gene encoding histidinol-phosphate transaminase: MSAAEYPAPLALLREDLRGFAGYKSARSESLNGSVWLNANESAWNNAADGEGALRRYPDPQPARVRAALAGLYGCTPEQLLAGRGSDEGIDLLLRAFCRPGGDAVVITPPTFGMYAVCARLHGTRVVEVPLVEGEGGFACDFEAVAQAAEAASAKLVFLCSPGNPSGTLLPLDAIAALAQRLRASALVVVDEAYLEYAQASSAVSLIERLPNVVVLRTLSKAHALAAARIGSTIADAEVIAALQRCQAPYPLPAPCVAMALRALDDSAAALSRARAGACALERERLYARLVGLPGVRRVYPSQANFLLLRFDDAQAAFDALIDAGVVVRDMRAAPQLGDALRISLGTAEQNDRVVETLARLGARERAA
- a CDS encoding sensor domain-containing diguanylate cyclase, translating into MLGLCLFGTLRAEVPLLLDGHSRTGIPLEPHIAYYHDVGGAQTLIDAERIQREGRFAPLPGGNAAFGFQPGAYWFHVRLLNRNRNEPRWLLVQQYALSDRIDVYTRQADGRLDHLSGGDSLPFSSRSIRYRHPNFWINLPADRPADLYVRVQSQSSMQVPLTLFTPTAFTEVSRDAQFGIGLYYGILLALFIYNLVLWLSLRDASYFWYLLHISAFGLVLLTLNGLGFEYLWPRNTWLADKSVPLSICLAQIGMQQFARTFLGLRERWRLGDRVGLGMIGFFVLLGVAATRLPYNVATPIASAAVFFSIAWIAVATLVVLRRGYKPAQLFLLAWSMFLLGTGMFTAIAFGLLPKVFITEYGVQIGSALEMLLLSVALGYRYASLRNENERIVHEAKTQLEHKVEQRTTELRSALAQLEDAHERLRESSQRDGLTGLHNRTHFRNVFQELLANSQQTGRPLSLLMIDLDHFKQINDRYGHLVGDECLCWAARTLGVVLQPHRALLARFGGEEFIVALPGLDLQAAACVAEDVRQHLRDQPCRSGEHAITITASIGVHAIQREADNDSESAIDSAIDPALQDADQALYLAKADGRDCVRTSAPEDRRR
- the hisD gene encoding histidinol dehydrogenase yields the protein MQRLQWSALDETQREAALRRPAQQTRADTAAAVSAILQRVRADGDDALRELGARYDGVALDDFAVGEDEFEAAQRELSPALRAAIDQAGRRIGAFHAAGMSAPYAWDSGDGVRCERVLRPIQRVGLYVPAGSAPLPSTALMLCMPARLAGCPEIALCTPPRRDGRADPAVLYAAASCGVRRVYKLGGAQAIAAMAFGTASVGKCDKLFGPGNAYVTEAKRQVALLEGGAAIDLPAGPSEVLVIADAGARAEFVAADLLSQAEHGPDSQVLLLSDDAALLDAVDACIAEQLRQLPRAETARAALAASRSIRVESVAAAMEVSNRYAPEHLILALRDARAWLPQVQAAGSVFLGDWAPEALGDYCSGTNHVLPTSGAARYAGGVNVASFQVAITVQEVQPRGIAAIGPCAVELATAEGLDAHRLAVALRLEQVAA